One genomic window of uncultured delta proteobacterium includes the following:
- a CDS encoding hypothetical protein (Evidence 5 : No homology to any previously reported sequences) produces MSQATITTTGAQHGAVLSVPAPAAHETLSVTMVPGNGVRLPFNPEDATVSRSGNDLVFELDNGGTVTITNFFVTENGGTLPTLILPQGEEVTAAQAFADTDLDLATAAGPGAAAAGSSGSGEYADDAGSLIGGVDRLGSLGTSQWDRSTEAPEYQESALPAAGAAAGTGTDGAGTPDAPVGPNGPLDYIARGVMYTQNENTLPELSVDLLSVAGGSAAKYAAGTAPDDASLEFFDANGVPIILAPMEYSYADGKIIFDNPPAAGGIFYVTITDSNGNTYSMQIVVTPDEFFDSKQQDQDTPPYNGELAHGEWHSGKDTSNTSDYDTTSSNLNDEMNFVGDITGGKINTGYNDPDKDNGRAWGNDSVTVHGNVDKTDMNFGSGTGMLDIKNSLRASEGSSTITMDHGTIDINADKAGGQYGIYAAGDGKDVTIKGGDTTVTIGAGTDKAGGPTAYGVFADKGGDVSVDAGSVTIDAEGRGALGIYADGGSTVDVTAGNVTIDAKGEANSSWARGMQASGQNSAINIHATGEVSVSAYGNQGYAMSAEGKGNKTLIDGAEKVTLKASHTGMNAYHGNSGNTIDGGEVRITVDGATQDAYHNGMYASEAKNTIQNASSVTIEALKGGSVSAGVNAAYKGENIITSTGDVTVTAKDGIKANYGLSAAAGSNSITSSDGDVKISATGAGAENQAIRASDGGATNVDAANGTVTLTATGGNTGRGIYATGGSTVDVTAENVTITTDGTANGIGMHAAGNSTINVHSKGGTVDITASGSDAYGILAEGKGANLIDGAKTVNITSSNDGMTALGGGTNTIEGNGATGSEANIFSKGAGMYAYSGKASNTITGMESVHLGDADHRSAQGMSAYTGTNLIDGAKEVDVYAKGNAMTAGAYTGTSASNTIQADKVTLDVVSAGTGRGMLATDNTGVSNTITAHDVTIKVSGSVASLGMAAGNSASNTIDSSGGTVSITTRGGESYGMYVADTDESLNLIKNASKATVTADLVGMWANRGHNTIKDITATDPGGNAVEITADGVTGGSGKSRTGMYAANNSARNVDTVSENRIENIKGDVAVTASGSGGTNTAMYAYTLSQTEDVGEARNIITGVDGDVTVSAQNGDKNYAMRALADSGANPAENIIEDVSGTVTLKATGGTESYGMSASGQGAKNIITVGEGPIAVVITATGAASSYAMFAEKGGVNEITGKSVAGGPGDHIEINGRIYTDGAAGSLNSIKTGQGDDRIELNGKIEGNFTLAAGDANEADYDILVLRAATWDEFAANYQAWLGHALANGDNMHIESIHWIVGDNLEMPAGYWLETLINDWNTAHPDQTINFSQEHESTLADILQTDENGHAVSNHVDHQGDATHDAIFGGGDDQVQIHGDIAGTSHDTVNFDLGNGHNALTVDGNVTHATITGGNEGNDISIHGALDGHISLGDGSDRVDLGVMQGGTVDLGAGDDILSLNGFTGGLLNGGEGNDTLILNLDGLGGENAFGEGGAFSGLFEEGAVKGFENILVDMTGGNADTLLLNDLLDGFKGISNGEALTVHITGDATDQVHTQDLLDNGWIYNNNGDGTGSLTHENEDITFILQNNMIV; encoded by the coding sequence ATGTCACAGGCAACCATTACCACAACCGGCGCGCAACACGGCGCCGTTCTGTCCGTTCCCGCGCCGGCGGCGCACGAAACGCTGAGCGTAACCATGGTTCCCGGCAACGGGGTGCGTCTGCCGTTCAATCCGGAAGACGCCACGGTTTCCCGGTCGGGAAACGATCTCGTCTTTGAGCTGGACAACGGCGGCACGGTCACCATCACCAACTTTTTCGTCACGGAAAACGGAGGAACGCTGCCCACGCTTATCCTCCCCCAAGGGGAAGAGGTCACGGCGGCTCAGGCTTTTGCCGACACCGACCTTGACCTCGCCACCGCGGCCGGGCCGGGCGCTGCCGCCGCTGGCTCCAGCGGTTCCGGCGAATACGCCGACGACGCGGGCAGTTTGATCGGCGGTGTCGACCGGTTGGGGAGCCTCGGCACCAGCCAGTGGGACAGAAGCACCGAAGCGCCGGAATATCAGGAAAGCGCGCTGCCCGCCGCCGGGGCCGCCGCCGGAACCGGCACGGACGGCGCCGGAACGCCGGATGCTCCGGTGGGGCCGAACGGGCCGCTGGACTACATCGCACGCGGCGTTATGTACACGCAGAATGAAAACACCCTGCCGGAACTGAGCGTGGACCTGCTCTCCGTTGCCGGCGGCTCGGCCGCGAAATACGCGGCCGGCACCGCGCCCGATGACGCCAGCCTGGAATTTTTTGACGCAAACGGCGTTCCCATCATCCTCGCCCCCATGGAGTACAGCTACGCTGACGGCAAAATCATCTTTGACAACCCCCCGGCGGCAGGCGGCATCTTTTACGTCACGATCACGGACAGCAACGGCAACACCTACTCCATGCAGATCGTGGTCACGCCCGATGAATTCTTTGACTCCAAGCAGCAGGACCAGGACACCCCGCCCTACAACGGCGAACTGGCCCACGGCGAATGGCATTCGGGCAAGGATACGAGCAATACCAGTGATTATGACACCACTTCCAGCAATTTGAACGACGAGATGAACTTCGTAGGCGACATCACCGGCGGGAAGATCAACACCGGCTATAACGATCCGGACAAAGACAACGGCCGGGCCTGGGGTAACGACAGTGTGACCGTGCACGGCAACGTGGACAAGACGGACATGAACTTCGGCTCCGGCACCGGCATGCTGGACATCAAGAATAGCCTCCGCGCTTCTGAAGGCAGTTCCACCATCACCATGGACCACGGAACCATAGACATCAACGCCGACAAAGCCGGCGGCCAGTACGGCATCTACGCCGCCGGAGACGGCAAGGACGTGACCATTAAGGGCGGCGACACCACCGTGACGATCGGCGCGGGCACGGACAAGGCCGGCGGTCCTACCGCTTACGGCGTGTTCGCGGACAAGGGCGGCGACGTGTCCGTCGACGCGGGCAGCGTGACTATCGACGCCGAGGGCAGAGGCGCTCTCGGCATATACGCGGATGGGGGCTCAACAGTCGACGTTACCGCCGGCAACGTGACCATCGACGCCAAGGGAGAAGCCAACAGCAGCTGGGCCAGGGGCATGCAGGCCAGCGGCCAGAACAGCGCCATCAATATCCACGCCACCGGCGAGGTCAGCGTCTCCGCTTACGGCAACCAGGGCTACGCCATGTCCGCCGAGGGCAAGGGCAACAAAACCCTTATTGACGGCGCCGAAAAGGTCACCCTGAAGGCCAGCCATACGGGCATGAACGCCTACCACGGCAACTCCGGCAACACCATTGACGGCGGCGAAGTACGCATCACTGTGGACGGGGCGACCCAGGACGCCTACCACAACGGCATGTATGCCAGCGAAGCGAAGAATACCATCCAGAACGCCTCGAGCGTGACCATAGAAGCCCTGAAGGGCGGTTCTGTAAGCGCCGGCGTGAACGCCGCCTACAAGGGTGAAAACATCATAACCAGCACCGGCGATGTGACCGTCACAGCCAAAGACGGCATCAAAGCGAACTACGGCCTTAGCGCCGCCGCCGGCTCCAACAGCATCACCTCCTCGGACGGCGATGTGAAGATCTCGGCCACGGGCGCCGGTGCCGAAAACCAGGCGATCCGCGCCTCCGATGGCGGCGCCACCAACGTGGACGCCGCCAACGGCACGGTAACCCTAACCGCCACCGGCGGCAACACCGGCCGGGGCATATACGCCACAGGCGGCTCCACGGTGGACGTCACGGCTGAAAACGTGACCATAACGACCGACGGCACCGCAAACGGCATAGGCATGCACGCTGCGGGCAACAGCACGATCAACGTCCATTCCAAGGGCGGCACGGTGGATATCACCGCCAGCGGCAGCGATGCTTACGGGATACTCGCCGAGGGTAAAGGCGCCAACCTTATTGACGGCGCGAAAACGGTCAATATCACGTCGAGCAATGACGGCATGACCGCGCTCGGCGGCGGAACCAACACCATTGAGGGCAACGGCGCGACCGGCAGCGAGGCGAACATTTTCTCCAAAGGCGCCGGCATGTATGCGTACAGCGGAAAGGCCTCGAACACCATCACCGGCATGGAATCGGTCCATCTCGGCGACGCGGACCACAGGTCTGCCCAGGGCATGAGTGCCTACACCGGGACAAACCTCATTGACGGCGCAAAAGAGGTGGACGTCTACGCCAAAGGCAACGCCATGACCGCCGGGGCTTACACCGGAACCAGCGCGAGCAACACCATCCAGGCCGACAAAGTGACCCTGGATGTGGTGAGCGCGGGCACAGGCCGCGGCATGCTCGCCACCGACAACACGGGGGTGTCCAACACCATCACCGCTCATGACGTGACCATCAAGGTCTCCGGCTCCGTTGCGAGCCTCGGCATGGCCGCCGGCAACTCGGCCTCGAACACCATCGACTCCAGCGGCGGCACAGTCAGCATCACCACCCGGGGCGGCGAAAGCTACGGCATGTATGTCGCCGATACGGACGAATCCCTCAACCTGATCAAAAACGCGTCCAAGGCCACAGTCACCGCCGACCTCGTGGGCATGTGGGCCAACCGGGGCCACAACACCATCAAAGATATCACCGCAACCGATCCGGGCGGAAACGCTGTGGAAATCACAGCCGACGGCGTAACTGGCGGCTCTGGCAAATCCCGTACGGGCATGTACGCGGCCAACAACAGTGCAAGAAATGTCGACACCGTCAGCGAAAACCGTATTGAAAATATCAAGGGTGACGTGGCTGTCACGGCTTCGGGCAGCGGCGGCACCAACACCGCCATGTACGCGTATACCCTGTCGCAGACGGAAGACGTGGGCGAGGCGAGGAACATCATCACCGGCGTGGACGGCGACGTGACCGTATCGGCCCAGAACGGCGACAAAAACTACGCCATGCGCGCCCTTGCGGACTCCGGCGCCAACCCCGCCGAGAACATCATTGAGGATGTTTCCGGCACGGTGACCCTCAAGGCCACGGGCGGCACGGAGTCTTACGGCATGTCCGCCTCCGGTCAGGGCGCGAAGAACATCATCACCGTGGGCGAAGGGCCTATCGCCGTGGTCATCACGGCCACGGGCGCGGCCAGTTCCTACGCCATGTTCGCTGAAAAGGGCGGCGTCAACGAGATCACCGGCAAGAGCGTTGCCGGCGGCCCGGGCGACCACATTGAAATCAACGGCAGGATCTACACTGATGGTGCGGCCGGCAGCCTGAACAGCATCAAGACAGGACAGGGAGACGACCGCATCGAGTTGAACGGCAAGATAGAGGGTAACTTCACCCTGGCGGCCGGCGACGCGAACGAGGCGGATTACGACATCCTGGTGCTGCGCGCGGCCACCTGGGACGAGTTCGCGGCCAACTACCAGGCTTGGCTGGGGCACGCGCTGGCGAACGGCGACAACATGCACATCGAGTCCATCCACTGGATCGTGGGTGACAACCTCGAAATGCCCGCAGGTTACTGGCTGGAAACCCTGATCAACGACTGGAACACCGCGCATCCCGACCAGACGATCAACTTCAGCCAGGAGCACGAATCCACGCTGGCGGACATTCTCCAGACGGACGAGAACGGCCACGCCGTGAGCAACCACGTCGACCACCAGGGCGACGCCACGCATGACGCCATTTTCGGCGGCGGCGACGACCAGGTGCAAATCCACGGGGACATCGCCGGAACGAGCCACGACACCGTGAACTTCGACCTCGGCAACGGCCACAACGCCTTGACAGTGGACGGCAACGTGACCCACGCCACCATAACCGGCGGCAACGAAGGCAACGACATCAGCATCCACGGCGCCCTGGACGGCCATATCTCTCTCGGTGACGGCTCGGACCGCGTGGACCTGGGCGTCATGCAGGGCGGCACGGTTGACCTCGGCGCGGGCGACGACATCCTGAGCCTGAACGGCTTCACCGGCGGCTTGCTGAACGGCGGCGAGGGCAACGACACCCTGATCCTGAACCTGGACGGCCTGGGCGGCGAAAACGCCTTCGGGGAAGGCGGCGCTTTCAGCGGGTTGTTTGAGGAAGGCGCGGTGAAGGGCTTTGAGAACATCCTCGTGGACATGACCGGCGGCAACGCGGACACCCTGCTCCTGAACGACCTGCTGGACGGCTTCAAGGGCATCAGCAACGGCGAGGCCCTTACCGTGCACATCACGGGCGACGCCACCGACCAGGTGCATACCCAGGACCTGCTGGACAACGGCTGGATCTACAACAACAACGGAGACGGCACGGGCAGCTTGACCCACGAGAATGAGGATATTACTTTTATCCTCCAGAACAACATGATCGTGTAA
- a CDS encoding putative Dihydrolipoyllysine-residue succinyltransferase (Evidence 3 : Function proposed based on presence of conserved amino acid motif, structural feature or limited homology; Product type pe : putative enzyme) produces the protein MMELEIAKRTKLRGAAKFAGEKLLEGALGFGQAMQALEVDMTAIGELREEYKGRGLKLSSTAVYVKAVAMAMREHPEMNSRLEGEELVQYKNCNAGIAVDTPKGLYVVVLRDVQDKSLDAVNEGVGELLERTRAGKLTLDDFKGGTFTVSNMAMLDVDFFTSLVNNFETAIYGFGRVKKRPVVVEDDRIVVKPMSYVMININHTATTGVPANRMLKTLADILENPGKFF, from the coding sequence ATGATGGAACTGGAAATAGCCAAACGGACGAAGTTGCGGGGCGCGGCCAAGTTCGCCGGGGAAAAGCTGCTCGAGGGCGCTCTCGGCTTCGGGCAGGCCATGCAAGCCCTGGAAGTCGACATGACGGCCATTGGCGAACTTCGGGAAGAATACAAGGGCAGAGGCCTGAAGCTGTCATCCACCGCAGTTTACGTGAAGGCGGTGGCGATGGCCATGCGCGAGCACCCGGAAATGAATTCCAGGTTGGAAGGCGAGGAACTCGTCCAGTACAAAAACTGCAACGCCGGCATAGCCGTGGACACCCCCAAGGGGCTGTATGTCGTGGTGCTGCGCGATGTGCAGGACAAGTCTCTGGATGCCGTCAACGAGGGCGTCGGCGAGCTGCTCGAGCGGACACGCGCGGGCAAGCTGACCCTTGACGACTTCAAGGGCGGAACGTTCACCGTCAGCAACATGGCCATGCTGGATGTTGATTTCTTCACGTCGCTGGTCAACAATTTTGAAACGGCCATCTACGGTTTCGGCAGGGTAAAGAAAAGGCCCGTTGTGGTCGAAGATGATAGGATAGTCGTCAAACCGATGAGTTATGTCATGATCAACATCAACCACACGGCCACCACAGGGGTGCCCGCGAACAGGATGCTGAAAACCCTCGCCGATATTCTTGAGAACCCTGGAAAATTCTTTTAA
- a CDS encoding hypothetical protein (Evidence 5 : No homology to any previously reported sequences): protein MQQGYDLWVAENEHTDWQKVEPVYVPESMTEQAQA from the coding sequence ATGCAGCAGGGTTACGATCTGTGGGTTGCCGAGAATGAGCACACCGACTGGCAGAAGGTGGAACCGGTCTATGTACCGGAATCCATGACGGAACAAGCGCAAGCGTAA
- a CDS encoding conserved hypothetical protein (Evidence 4 : Homologs of previously reported genes of unknown function) produces the protein MRYAAVSALRHRYPVRFICLVLHASVSGYYAWLKRDAAPSNKTTRLEAEVLAAHQRTRGTYGAERLHRELVASGCAVSLWKVKQLRRELGLVCKRKRRVIRTTESNHALPVASNLLNRDFTPGEHNRVWVSDITYIPTRQGWVYLAGIKDLHSREIVGFSLAERMDTGLVLAALMKAVRFHRPPVGLILHSDRGSQYCSAAYQKKLHAYGLICSMSKKGDCYDNAPMESFWGLLKNELVHRKSYRSQAEAITDVTEYIEVFYNRQRRQAALGYLSPAAFVRSGMMKPKLPIAA, from the coding sequence GTGAGGTACGCCGCAGTCAGTGCTTTGCGACACCGATATCCTGTCCGTTTTATTTGCCTGGTTTTGCACGCATCTGTCAGTGGATACTACGCCTGGCTCAAACGCGACGCTGCCCCATCAAACAAGACAACTCGTCTGGAGGCCGAGGTTCTGGCTGCCCACCAGAGAACACGCGGCACATACGGCGCGGAGCGGTTGCACCGGGAACTCGTGGCAAGCGGTTGTGCCGTCAGCCTCTGGAAGGTCAAGCAGCTCCGCCGTGAACTGGGCCTCGTCTGTAAGCGCAAACGACGGGTTATCCGCACCACGGAGTCAAATCACGCGTTGCCGGTCGCTTCCAATCTTCTGAACCGTGACTTCACGCCGGGCGAACACAACCGCGTGTGGGTGAGTGACATAACCTATATCCCCACACGGCAGGGCTGGGTATATCTTGCCGGAATCAAAGATTTACACAGCCGGGAAATTGTCGGCTTCAGCCTGGCTGAGCGTATGGATACCGGGCTTGTCTTGGCTGCATTGATGAAGGCGGTGCGTTTCCACCGCCCACCTGTGGGACTGATTCTGCATTCGGATCGCGGCAGCCAGTATTGCAGCGCAGCTTATCAGAAAAAGCTCCACGCATATGGTCTGATCTGTTCCATGAGCAAAAAAGGGGATTGTTACGACAACGCCCCCATGGAGAGCTTCTGGGGCTTATTGAAGAATGAGTTGGTCCATCGCAAAAGCTACAGATCACAGGCAGAAGCAATTACAGATGTGACAGAGTATATTGAGGTTTTTTATAATCGACAAAGACGCCAGGCAGCACTTGGCTATCTCTCACCGGCGGCGTTTGTCAGAAGCGGGATGATGAAACCAAAGCTGCCGATTGCCGCTTAA
- a CDS encoding Transketolase central region, with product MSRSLFLNRAIAEAVRLEMERDDTIILLGEDIINKGGGLSIFLGVPEAFPGRCLDMPICESGFSHFANGAALAGLRPIVDLMFSDFGFVAGDAIVSNAAKFRFNSLGRLSVPVTFVMANGGRGTYGSVGSGSTHSQCSESWFSNVPGLKIVAPYYADDALGLMRSAIRDNDAVLFLYHEGSLGVKCPVPDVQEPIPLARAARVRREGKDITVVAIQSMVPIVEKAAETLAAEGISVEIIDPRVLIPFDEEALLRSIAKTGRLLIVHEAPVRGGCGGEIAAIAAEKGFDSLKKPIRRIGSLNSPIPSGVAEHLMVPKMEDVINGVKSLL from the coding sequence ATGAGCCGTTCTCTTTTTTTGAACCGGGCCATAGCGGAAGCCGTGCGCCTGGAAATGGAGCGGGATGACACTATTATTCTGCTGGGCGAAGACATCATCAACAAGGGCGGGGGGCTCAGCATCTTTCTGGGCGTTCCGGAGGCCTTTCCCGGCCGTTGCCTCGACATGCCCATCTGCGAATCGGGTTTTTCCCATTTTGCCAACGGCGCCGCCCTTGCCGGGCTGCGGCCTATCGTGGATCTGATGTTTTCGGACTTCGGCTTTGTGGCGGGTGACGCCATTGTCAGCAACGCCGCCAAGTTCCGTTTCAATTCCCTCGGGCGCCTTTCCGTGCCGGTAACGTTCGTCATGGCCAACGGAGGCCGGGGAACGTACGGTTCCGTCGGTTCGGGTTCCACGCATTCGCAGTGTTCCGAAAGCTGGTTTTCCAACGTGCCGGGGCTGAAAATCGTCGCGCCGTATTACGCGGACGACGCCCTCGGCCTGATGCGATCGGCCATCCGGGATAACGATGCCGTTCTCTTCCTGTATCACGAGGGCTCTCTAGGGGTGAAATGCCCGGTTCCCGACGTGCAGGAACCCATCCCCCTGGCCAGGGCGGCCAGGGTCCGCCGGGAAGGGAAAGATATCACGGTGGTCGCCATCCAGAGCATGGTGCCCATTGTGGAAAAGGCGGCTGAAACCCTTGCGGCCGAAGGCATCTCCGTGGAAATCATCGACCCGCGGGTCCTGATTCCCTTTGACGAGGAAGCGCTTCTCAGGTCCATCGCCAAGACCGGGCGGCTCCTGATCGTGCACGAAGCGCCCGTCAGGGGCGGCTGCGGCGGGGAAATCGCGGCCATCGCGGCGGAGAAGGGCTTTGATTCCCTGAAAAAGCCCATCAGGCGGATCGGTTCCCTCAACTCGCCCATCCCGTCGGGCGTTGCGGAACATCTCATGGTGCCCAAGATGGAAGACGTCATTAACGGGGTTAAGTCCCTGCTGTAA
- a CDS encoding hypothetical protein (Evidence 5 : No homology to any previously reported sequences), with protein sequence MRLEVLRAKEKDLRQKKRNPLIFMVGGEGLEPVTLGLQGKGSTPGGQSFTAAAAVVGDLFQDVSARLLHHSGTVAEHAAGLRSVGCRE encoded by the coding sequence ATGAGGTTGGAAGTTTTGAGAGCGAAAGAAAAGGACTTGCGACAAAAAAAACGCAACCCCTTGATTTTTATGGTGGGCGGTGAGGGGCTCGAACCTGTGACTCTCGGCTTACAAGGCAAGGGTAGCACACCTGGCGGACAAAGCTTTACAGCGGCGGCGGCAGTGGTGGGCGACCTGTTCCAGGACGTAAGCGCGCGCCTTCTCCACCACTCCGGAACTGTGGCTGAACATGCAGCAGGGTTACGATCTGTGGGTTGCCGAGAATGA
- a CDS encoding conserved hypothetical protein (Evidence 4 : Homologs of previously reported genes of unknown function) → MTKTPRGRYSQELRQQAVTMAVEDGFGVTETARRLSVPMKTLANWVTQYRLDKHEFALKPGVSEQDAELARLKKENALLRMERDILKKAAAYFAKESL, encoded by the coding sequence ATGACGAAAACACCACGAGGACGTTATTCACAGGAATTGAGGCAGCAAGCCGTCACCATGGCGGTTGAGGATGGCTTCGGCGTAACGGAAACAGCGCGAAGGTTGTCTGTTCCTATGAAAACTTTAGCGAATTGGGTTACGCAGTACCGACTGGACAAGCACGAGTTCGCCTTGAAGCCGGGCGTGAGTGAGCAGGATGCGGAGTTGGCGCGGTTGAAGAAAGAAAACGCCCTGCTGCGTATGGAGCGCGACATTCTAAAAAAAGCGGCGGCGTACTTTGCCAAAGAGTCGCTGTGA
- a CDS encoding putative Signal-transduction and transcriptional-control protein (Evidence 3 : Function proposed based on presence of conserved amino acid motif, structural feature or limited homology): MYTKEYAEKLSVAWRKFIRHEDHDYSFIRPSIYASWLRSRDAGVEPQETRLWLLDEAGLQARVAANSDLMEIVVPYMETLYSVIKGTTLSIHYLDKDGFLLKTIGDDEIQRKSNITLPIPGCNRSEQYAGTNAFAVCCAEQTAAIVYGQEHYVLPHKDFSCCAAPVFDYDNTFLGCLNISGHEYDILNRQTLGMVMAAADGISKELKRLQTFQELSHTSRQRNHIIEALSASILLLDNSNNVIQVNSKALRLMGLPGQEVLGQNVYMLMLFPDDPRHATKKILDEPLEHFPVNVIFKNSTEPVRLLLSTSLINDGAGKHISTVVHLEEPQAVTRLTNKMSGYRATFTFDDIVGDCAKTRDMVKDARRIARSGGNVLILGESGTGKELIAQSIHAASDYSAGPFVAINCGALPKGLIESELFGYEKGAFTGASREGQVGKFELADGGTIFLDEIGDMPLDVQVTLLRVLETKQVHRIGAKFPKTVNVRIIAATNKKLQDAICDKTFREDLYYRLNVFTISLPPLRERKEDLLALACFFLRKYGRKGREYGISPRAAEFLLAYHWPGNIRELENVIERAVNITDSLVIEPEHLPPFIAASGFVVPPQEAPQAVSDPELTVQDSEKQVILAGLEKCNGNMTATARCIGVSLRTLYRKMEKYRINAEHFRCRPKAVAEAHGPYAIPW, encoded by the coding sequence ATGTATACCAAGGAATACGCGGAGAAACTTTCCGTTGCCTGGCGGAAGTTCATCCGGCACGAAGACCACGATTACAGCTTCATCCGCCCCAGCATCTACGCCTCGTGGCTACGCTCCCGGGATGCCGGGGTCGAGCCGCAGGAAACCAGGCTCTGGCTGCTGGACGAGGCCGGTTTGCAGGCGCGGGTGGCAGCCAACAGCGACCTGATGGAGATCGTGGTTCCCTACATGGAGACGCTGTATTCCGTCATCAAGGGGACCACGCTGAGCATTCACTATCTGGACAAGGATGGTTTTCTGCTCAAGACCATCGGCGATGACGAGATCCAGCGCAAATCCAACATCACCCTCCCCATCCCTGGCTGCAACCGCAGCGAACAATACGCCGGCACGAACGCCTTTGCCGTGTGCTGCGCGGAGCAAACGGCGGCCATTGTGTATGGTCAGGAACATTACGTTCTGCCGCACAAGGATTTTTCCTGCTGCGCGGCCCCTGTTTTCGATTATGACAATACGTTTCTCGGCTGCCTGAATATTTCAGGCCACGAGTATGACATCCTCAACCGGCAGACGCTGGGCATGGTCATGGCCGCCGCCGACGGGATATCAAAAGAGCTGAAAAGGCTCCAAACCTTCCAGGAGCTTTCCCATACCAGCAGGCAGCGCAACCATATTATCGAAGCCCTGTCCGCCAGCATCCTCCTTTTGGACAACTCCAACAACGTCATCCAGGTGAACTCCAAGGCCCTGCGACTGATGGGGCTGCCGGGGCAGGAAGTCCTCGGGCAGAACGTGTACATGCTGATGTTGTTTCCGGATGACCCGCGCCATGCCACCAAAAAGATTTTGGATGAACCGCTGGAACACTTTCCGGTCAACGTCATTTTTAAAAACTCCACGGAACCCGTCCGGCTGCTGCTTTCCACCAGCCTCATCAATGACGGGGCGGGCAAGCATATCTCCACCGTGGTCCACCTGGAAGAACCCCAGGCCGTTACGCGGCTGACCAACAAGATGAGCGGTTACCGGGCGACGTTTACCTTTGACGACATTGTGGGGGACTGCGCCAAAACCCGGGATATGGTCAAAGACGCGCGGCGCATCGCCCGGAGCGGGGGCAACGTGCTCATTCTCGGAGAGAGCGGAACAGGGAAAGAATTGATCGCCCAATCCATCCACGCGGCGAGTGACTACAGCGCCGGCCCTTTTGTGGCCATTAACTGCGGCGCCCTGCCGAAAGGGCTCATTGAAAGCGAACTTTTCGGCTACGAGAAAGGGGCATTTACCGGAGCCAGCCGGGAGGGTCAGGTCGGCAAGTTTGAACTGGCTGACGGCGGGACTATCTTTCTTGATGAAATCGGAGATATGCCGCTGGATGTGCAGGTTACTCTGCTGCGCGTGCTGGAAACCAAGCAGGTTCATCGCATCGGGGCGAAATTTCCCAAAACGGTCAATGTCCGGATCATCGCGGCCACGAACAAAAAACTCCAGGATGCGATATGCGACAAGACGTTCCGTGAGGATTTATATTACCGTCTCAACGTCTTCACCATATCTTTGCCGCCGCTCAGGGAACGAAAGGAAGATTTACTGGCGCTGGCCTGCTTTTTTCTCCGCAAATACGGTCGCAAAGGCAGGGAATACGGCATCAGCCCCCGGGCGGCGGAATTTCTTCTCGCTTACCACTGGCCGGGCAATATTCGCGAGCTTGAGAACGTTATTGAACGGGCGGTCAATATAACCGATTCCCTGGTCATAGAACCTGAGCATCTTCCGCCTTTCATTGCGGCCAGCGGATTTGTCGTTCCTCCGCAGGAAGCGCCGCAGGCCGTTTCCGATCCGGAGTTGACGGTCCAGGACAGCGAAAAGCAGGTCATCCTGGCAGGCCTGGAAAAATGCAACGGCAACATGACGGCCACAGCCCGCTGCATCGGCGTCAGTTTACGGACCTTGTACCGGAAAATGGAAAAGTATCGGATTAACGCCGAACATTTCAGGTGTCGTCCGAAAGCGGTTGCAGAAGCACACGGACCATATGCCATACCGTGGTAG